From Gossypium raimondii isolate GPD5lz chromosome 11, ASM2569854v1, whole genome shotgun sequence:
TCTCAACAACTTCAGATACTTATAAACCCCTTTCATTTCACACTTCCAATTCATACACTTATCTTTTATCTTACAACTTTGGGTTTGATTTTGTTCTACTGGAAGTGAAACTTCAGTGTCAAGCTCCTTATTCAAATGCTAAAAGtcaaatatttgattaattgaaaattcAGTTCACGGTTTTATTCCTTGTTATGGTTTCGTCACCGATGTCGGATAGTGGGAGTGGAAATGGAGCTTCTCGTCCGCCGAATTTTTCCGATGAAGACGTGATGTTAGCTTCGTGTTACCCAAAGAAGCGAGCGGGAAGGAAGAAATTCCGGGAGACTCGACACCCGGTGTTCCGAGGAGTTCGCCGGAGGAACTCCGGAAAATGGGTTTGTGAAGTAAGGGAACCTTACAAAAAGTCAAGGATTTGGCTCGGGACTTTTCCGACGGAAGAGATGGCGGCGCGTGCTCACGACGTGGCGGCGTTAGCTCTGAGAGGAAGGTTGGCTTGTTTGAACTTCGCTGACTCTGCTTGGAGACTCCCTGTACCAGCTTCTACCGATCCGAAAGACATCCAGAAAGCGGCGGCGGAGGCAGCGGAAGCTTTCCGACCTGTTGATTCCGCCGGAGATGGCTCAAAGACAGCTGAAAAAACGGCGGTGGAGGGAACTAAAGAGTCGGAAGAAGTGTTTTATTTGGACGAAGAAGCAGTGTTTGGGAGAGAAAAGTTTCTGGCAAACATGGCGGCGGGGATGATGATGTCTCCGCCTCACAGTGGATATGAAAAAGATGAACAAGAATTTGAGTTTGCCGATGGTTATGTACGGCTGTGGAGCTATTctatttaaagtattaaatataCATAGGAAATTCTATAATTAggatatatatgtgtatacatGGACGAGATTAGTAAGATTGGCTTCTCGTCAGGGTATAGCTTCTTGTTCCCTTATTATTGCTCCGTACTTCAAATATTTTAGTAAGTACGGATGGTCTTAAATGGGTCCAGAGTTTTGATTCAGATCGCACGATCCCGACACGTAAGTGTTACTGTGTGTATTAGGTGCATCATTTGATTGTCgaaaaaatgatagaaaaaaatgacaaaaatatttaaaattatttatggtcctttttcaaatttataaataggaagataatgtgTTTTAATGCACCTAATCCCACATCTTCTTACACTAGCAACAATGTCTATACCAGTCGAATTAAGATTCAATTGGCatgaaaaaattcatttttaagcTCAAAGGAAAATGTCTAACCATCAATCCAAAGGCCATTATAAGATTTCGCATAAATCAATTGATAATTAAGCAACTACAGCATTAATTAAAGCTAATATTGCTGTAAATAGCATCAGGTTTAGCCAACTTTAGCTTACCACACTACTTGCTTAGCCCAACCATTGTAAGTGGGCTTCCAACTACTTCTGGGCTTTATCTCTTATTGTTGCTTCTCTAGGGATTTAAGTTGCTGgagtattcaatttttttttaaatcgattAACAAACAATTCGATGATCAATACGATACATCAATACCCATAATTAGTAGAGCAATTCTTAGATCTAAATTGATAACACGGTCCATGCGGAAGattgaagaataaaatatttggattttaaattgtAGATTTACGATATTTAAAGCcatttcaagaaaaaattaaactatagaagagaaaagaaaagaaaaatcttttaattgatGCAGAAaaccatatataaataattttaacaacccAATAATTTGAATGAAAACTGTTGAATAGTATGGTggctaatttgtaatttaaaaaaagtaaaagataaagacataaacatactaataatttagtgccATTGGGTATAATTTACCTTAACTAGTTCTTTTAAGTAATAGGAACTGTAATTACAcaattatataagtaaaaaattaaaaagggcTTGAAATTCGTTGTTGCTATTTATTTGCATGTAAAAACTGCAATATTCAAACTATACTTAGATTAcccataattataaaaaattagactaaatgagTTTTCAAACTAGTCTCAGGAAAATTGAACATCGAAAtcccaaaacaaaataaaatcaatttgaaaatgatatgaaTATGCTTTAAACATGCCTTCGTTGCTACATAAAGCTGACTAAAACAAGCAATGCAAGTAAAACATGCTACTTTAAAGctacaaaacacaaaaatttacattgaaattgtgttatCTTCGTGAATACACGGAtcttcaccaaaaaaaaagacaGTCTAAAAAATTGGACTTACAGATTCTACAGAAACgcgtaaaaag
This genomic window contains:
- the LOC105801771 gene encoding dehydration-responsive element-binding protein 1D, whose protein sequence is MVSSPMSDSGSGNGASRPPNFSDEDVMLASCYPKKRAGRKKFRETRHPVFRGVRRRNSGKWVCEVREPYKKSRIWLGTFPTEEMAARAHDVAALALRGRLACLNFADSAWRLPVPASTDPKDIQKAAAEAAEAFRPVDSAGDGSKTAEKTAVEGTKESEEVFYLDEEAVFGREKFLANMAAGMMMSPPHSGYEKDEQEFEFADGYVRLWSYSI